Proteins co-encoded in one Paraburkholderia edwinii genomic window:
- a CDS encoding cytochrome C oxidase subunit II, with protein MSSQPSDHQNGPPGGKHAAERIAALAERRWAWFAGAIIVLMLVVVVFTGLHWAIMPPSRVETIDPSRLQMSGEFVESNLGSAVEPDGSVIVRFIAQQYSFTPQCLLVPTDTPVTLRTTSADVVHGLLIADTNVNTMVVPGYVATLTTHFDKPGEHLMPCHEFCGFGHQTMWAHVKVIDKAAFFEQARQNRRLSCVAR; from the coding sequence ATGTCGAGCCAACCTTCCGATCATCAAAACGGCCCACCGGGCGGCAAGCATGCCGCCGAACGTATTGCCGCCCTCGCCGAACGCCGCTGGGCCTGGTTCGCCGGCGCGATCATCGTGCTGATGCTCGTCGTCGTGGTGTTCACGGGCCTGCATTGGGCGATCATGCCGCCCTCGCGCGTCGAGACCATCGATCCGTCGCGGCTGCAAATGTCCGGGGAGTTCGTCGAGAGCAATCTCGGCAGCGCGGTCGAGCCCGACGGCTCGGTCATCGTGCGTTTTATCGCGCAGCAATACTCGTTCACGCCGCAATGCCTGCTTGTGCCGACCGATACGCCGGTCACACTGCGCACGACGAGCGCGGACGTCGTGCATGGCCTGCTGATCGCCGACACCAATGTGAACACGATGGTCGTGCCCGGCTACGTCGCCACGCTCACGACGCACTTCGACAAACCCGGCGAGCACCTGATGCCCTGCCACGAGTTCTGCGGCTTCGGCCATCAGACGATGTGGGCGCACGTGAAAGTGATCGACAAGGCCGCCTTCTTCGAGCAGGCACGACAAAACCGGAGGCTCAGCTGTGTTGCACGCTAG
- a CDS encoding b(o/a)3-type cytochrome-c oxidase subunit 1, whose product MLHARRLVLAHFWLAFIAFIIALFLGAWQMLVRSPLHPWVGNPELYYRSVTEHGTVMAYVLPTLVAMGFGYAIVELALKQALVGLKWGWAGFILLAIGAVVATIPVAMGRASVLYTFYPPMVGNAFYYIGVVLVVVGSWIWVALMHVNLRVWKRANPGKPVPLAMFANVAGAYLWAWTAVGAAAEILFQILPVALGLKSTIDAGLARVLFSWTLHAIVYFWLVPAYIAYYTLVPRAIGGRLYSDSMARVSFILFLVFAMPIGIHHLFADPQVGSGFKFLHAVFTGMVSVPTLLTVFTICASVEIAGRLRGGKGAFGWLAALPWRNPMMLVIAFSFIMLGFGGAGGLINMSYQLNESVHNTQWVTGHFHLIFGGAIVIMYFAIAYELWPQLTGRALGHIGLIRAQLWLWFIGMMVVTIPWHYVGLLGAPRRMAYYDYSAPGIAPQAVWVAMSAFGGLVLVISGLMFIYILVKGQFGPIEQPKPFGFSVPAHPVDRVPAALNGFGLWVALMIGLTVVNYSVPIVQLMTLPQTSVPAVAVGASR is encoded by the coding sequence GTGTTGCACGCTAGGCGACTCGTTCTCGCGCATTTCTGGCTCGCGTTTATCGCGTTCATCATCGCGCTCTTTCTCGGCGCCTGGCAGATGCTCGTGCGCAGCCCGCTGCATCCGTGGGTCGGCAACCCCGAGCTCTACTACCGTTCGGTCACCGAGCACGGCACGGTGATGGCGTACGTGCTGCCGACGCTCGTCGCGATGGGCTTCGGCTATGCGATCGTCGAACTCGCGCTGAAGCAGGCGCTGGTCGGCCTCAAGTGGGGCTGGGCCGGTTTTATCCTGCTCGCAATCGGCGCCGTGGTCGCGACGATTCCCGTAGCGATGGGCCGCGCATCGGTGCTCTACACGTTCTATCCGCCGATGGTCGGCAACGCGTTCTATTACATCGGCGTCGTACTGGTCGTGGTCGGCTCGTGGATCTGGGTCGCGCTGATGCACGTGAACCTGCGCGTGTGGAAACGCGCGAATCCCGGCAAGCCGGTGCCGCTCGCCATGTTCGCGAATGTCGCCGGCGCGTATCTGTGGGCGTGGACCGCCGTCGGCGCTGCCGCCGAGATCCTGTTCCAGATTCTGCCCGTCGCGCTCGGTCTGAAGTCGACCATCGACGCCGGCCTCGCGCGTGTGCTGTTCTCGTGGACGCTGCACGCGATCGTCTACTTCTGGCTCGTCCCCGCGTATATCGCCTACTACACGCTCGTGCCGCGCGCGATCGGCGGGCGCCTGTACAGCGATTCGATGGCGCGCGTGTCGTTCATCCTGTTCCTCGTGTTTGCCATGCCGATCGGCATTCACCATCTGTTCGCCGATCCGCAGGTCGGCTCTGGCTTCAAGTTCCTGCACGCGGTGTTCACCGGCATGGTGTCGGTGCCGACGCTGCTCACGGTGTTCACGATCTGCGCGTCGGTGGAAATCGCGGGCCGGCTGCGCGGCGGCAAGGGCGCATTCGGCTGGCTCGCCGCCCTGCCTTGGCGGAACCCGATGATGCTCGTCATCGCGTTCTCGTTCATCATGCTCGGCTTCGGCGGCGCCGGCGGGCTCATCAACATGAGCTATCAGCTGAACGAATCGGTGCACAACACGCAGTGGGTCACCGGCCACTTCCATCTGATTTTCGGCGGCGCGATCGTCATCATGTACTTCGCGATCGCCTATGAGCTGTGGCCGCAGCTCACGGGCCGCGCACTCGGTCACATCGGGCTGATACGCGCGCAGCTGTGGCTGTGGTTCATCGGCATGATGGTCGTGACGATTCCCTGGCACTACGTCGGGTTGCTCGGCGCGCCGCGCCGCATGGCGTATTACGACTACAGCGCGCCGGGCATCGCGCCGCAGGCCGTATGGGTCGCCATGTCGGCATTCGGCGGACTCGTGCTCGTGATCTCCGGCCTGATGTTCATCTATATCCTCGTAAAGGGGCAATTCGGTCCCATCGAGCAACCGAAGCCGTTCGGCTTCAGCGTGCCCGCGCATCCGGTCGACCGCGTGCCGGCGGCGCTCAACGGCTTTGGCCTGTGGGTCGCGCTGATGATTGGTCTCACGGTCGTCAACTACAGCGTGCCGATTGTGCAGCTGATGACGCTACCGCAAACGTCCGTGCCCGCGGTGGCGGTAGGAGCGTCGCGATGA
- a CDS encoding c-type cytochrome yields the protein MSEERVFSLRNRWFTAGVGYTLAIAIVAILIGFIWLPSKHPDYTRGGLWATICRAAGVPESWYSGAPEIAGAPPSDVIVLPPLRRAHADAVSIGRGATLAQNCSMCHGVQGVVMVTAPVLAGQYADVIYKELRDYQSGQRPNSIMPPIIRNLNDRDLHDLAAYYASLPRPDPAEAGGVAAGAENSAESRAIRKLVNEGDPMRNIAPCAACHGEHDRKGAAPWLGGQSSVYLAGQLKLFASGQRRNDINEQMRNVARNMTPEEIDGVAKYYAAQP from the coding sequence ATGAGTGAAGAGCGCGTATTCAGCTTGCGCAATCGCTGGTTCACCGCGGGCGTCGGCTATACGCTCGCCATCGCGATCGTCGCGATTCTGATCGGCTTTATCTGGCTGCCGTCGAAACATCCGGACTACACGCGCGGCGGCCTGTGGGCCACGATCTGCCGCGCGGCGGGCGTGCCCGAGTCGTGGTACAGCGGTGCGCCTGAGATCGCCGGTGCACCGCCGAGCGATGTGATCGTGCTGCCGCCGCTGCGCCGCGCGCATGCCGACGCGGTATCGATCGGCCGCGGCGCGACGCTCGCGCAGAACTGCTCGATGTGCCACGGCGTGCAAGGCGTGGTGATGGTCACGGCGCCCGTGCTCGCGGGCCAGTATGCGGATGTGATCTACAAGGAGCTGCGCGACTACCAGAGCGGCCAGCGGCCGAACTCGATCATGCCGCCCATCATCCGCAATCTGAACGACCGCGATCTGCACGACCTCGCCGCCTACTATGCGTCGCTGCCGCGGCCGGATCCCGCGGAAGCAGGCGGAGTAGCGGCGGGCGCGGAAAACAGCGCGGAAAGCCGGGCCATCCGCAAGCTCGTCAACGAGGGCGACCCGATGCGCAATATCGCGCCGTGCGCCGCCTGTCACGGCGAGCACGATCGCAAGGGCGCGGCGCCGTGGCTCGGCGGCCAGTCGTCGGTCTATCTCGCGGGACAACTGAAGCTATTCGCAAGCGGCCAGCGCCGCAACGACATCAACGAACAGATGCGCAACGTCGCGCGCAACATGACGCCGGAAGAAATCGACGGCGTTGCGAAGTACTACGCAGCACAGCCGTGA
- a CDS encoding LysR family transcriptional regulator, translated as MDRFQEMQVFVRIAERQSFTRASDDLQIPRATVTNLMKRMEERLGARLLERTTRSVRLTHDGEAYYARCLRLLADLDEAEGSFRHVAPKGMLRANLQGTLARYFVMPALAQFISRFPEIELHLAEDDRFVDLVREGVDCVLRAGTLQDSSMVGRRLARLEQVTVASPAYLDVYGEPHSLDELRAHRAVNFVSSASGSPMPFEFTVDARVTEVAIGGIVAVTSADLYTGAALSGLGLVQVPRYRIADELARGQLKIVLEHYAPPPMPVTVLYPQNRQLSSRVRAFADWLREVFETAAPSAAGPTTAATGKK; from the coding sequence ATGGATCGGTTTCAGGAAATGCAGGTCTTCGTGCGGATCGCCGAGCGGCAAAGCTTCACGCGCGCGTCGGACGATCTGCAGATTCCGCGGGCGACCGTCACGAACCTCATGAAGCGGATGGAGGAGCGCCTCGGCGCGCGGCTGCTCGAGCGCACGACCCGTTCGGTGCGCCTCACACACGACGGCGAGGCGTATTACGCACGCTGTCTGCGGCTGCTCGCGGACCTCGACGAAGCCGAAGGCTCGTTCCGCCATGTCGCACCGAAGGGGATGTTGCGCGCCAACCTGCAAGGCACGCTCGCGCGCTACTTTGTGATGCCGGCCTTGGCGCAGTTCATTAGCCGCTTTCCGGAGATCGAACTGCATCTCGCCGAGGACGACCGTTTTGTCGACCTCGTGCGCGAAGGCGTCGATTGCGTGCTGCGTGCGGGAACGCTGCAGGATTCGTCGATGGTCGGGCGGCGTCTTGCGCGGCTCGAACAGGTGACGGTCGCGAGCCCCGCCTATCTCGACGTGTACGGCGAACCGCACAGCCTCGACGAACTGCGCGCGCATCGCGCGGTGAACTTCGTGTCGAGCGCGAGCGGCAGCCCGATGCCGTTTGAATTTACCGTCGACGCTCGCGTCACCGAGGTCGCCATCGGCGGGATTGTCGCGGTGACGTCGGCCGATCTGTACACGGGAGCGGCACTGTCAGGCCTCGGGCTCGTGCAGGTGCCGCGCTACCGGATTGCCGATGAACTCGCGCGCGGGCAATTGAAGATCGTTCTGGAGCACTACGCGCCGCCGCCGATGCCGGTCACGGTGCTTTATCCGCAGAACCGGCAACTGTCGTCGCGCGTGCGGGCCTTCGCGGACTGGCTGCGCGAAGTGTTCGAGACGGCCGCGCCCTCTGCGGCGGGACCCACAACGGCAGCGACAGGAAAAAAATAA
- a CDS encoding SDR family oxidoreductase, translating to MNAIKNEKVALITGAARGIGASVALRLAADGFAVAVNYASSSKEAEALVAELREEGAMAIAVKADVADPVDVRRMFDTVEKELGKVDVLVNNAGVMKVVPLNDTTDDAFEQTMNTNVRGTFNTMREAWSRIAEGGRIINFSSTSIGLNKPGYALYNASKGAVEALTRVYSQELRGRNVTVNAVAPGPVGTELFYKGKTEEQIQAFANIPPLQRLGRPDEIAAVVSFLAGPDGAWVNGQILRANGGAA from the coding sequence ATGAACGCGATCAAGAACGAAAAAGTGGCTCTCATCACCGGCGCGGCACGCGGCATCGGCGCTTCAGTCGCCTTGCGGCTCGCGGCTGACGGGTTCGCCGTTGCAGTCAACTATGCATCGAGTTCGAAAGAAGCCGAGGCGCTCGTCGCCGAACTGCGTGAGGAAGGCGCGATGGCGATTGCCGTCAAGGCCGACGTGGCGGACCCCGTCGATGTGCGCCGCATGTTCGACACGGTCGAGAAAGAACTCGGCAAGGTCGACGTGCTCGTCAACAATGCCGGCGTGATGAAGGTCGTGCCGCTCAACGACACCACCGACGACGCCTTCGAGCAGACGATGAACACCAATGTGCGCGGCACGTTCAACACGATGCGCGAAGCATGGTCGCGGATCGCCGAGGGTGGCCGCATCATCAATTTCTCGAGCACGTCGATCGGGCTCAACAAGCCCGGCTATGCGCTGTACAACGCGTCGAAGGGCGCGGTCGAAGCGCTGACGCGTGTGTATTCGCAGGAATTGCGCGGCCGCAACGTCACGGTGAACGCGGTTGCGCCGGGCCCGGTCGGCACCGAACTGTTCTACAAGGGCAAGACCGAAGAGCAGATCCAGGCTTTCGCGAACATCCCGCCGCTGCAACGCCTCGGCCGGCCCGATGAAATCGCGGCGGTCGTGTCGTTCCTCGCCGGCCCTGACGGCGCATGGGTCAACGGACAGATCCTGCGTGCGAACGGTGGCGCCGCGTAA
- a CDS encoding c-type cytochrome: protein MTDNHSKSASPVGRASRDPHVVRSLRPAHVARRAMNALYLLALPLALAPAAGFAKPPVDPEAALIAHGNYIVHRVGMCTDCHTPKDAHGQSIAAQDLQGAELHFTPDAPVPGFTNRSVRLAGLPAGYTEAQLATFLETGHTPSGGTARPPMPDYRLNEHDARAVAAYLHSLN from the coding sequence ATGACGGACAACCATTCGAAATCAGCTTCGCCCGTCGGGCGCGCGTCGCGCGACCCGCATGTGGTGCGCAGCCTGCGCCCGGCACACGTTGCGCGCCGCGCGATGAACGCGCTTTACCTGCTGGCGCTGCCGCTTGCGCTTGCGCCGGCGGCCGGCTTCGCCAAGCCTCCCGTCGACCCGGAAGCTGCGCTGATTGCACATGGCAACTACATCGTGCATCGCGTCGGCATGTGCACCGACTGCCATACGCCGAAGGACGCGCACGGGCAGTCGATTGCCGCGCAGGACCTGCAGGGCGCGGAGCTTCATTTCACGCCGGACGCACCGGTGCCGGGCTTTACCAACCGCTCGGTCAGGCTTGCCGGCCTGCCGGCCGGCTACACCGAAGCGCAACTCGCGACGTTTCTCGAAACCGGCCACACGCCGAGCGGCGGAACGGCGCGTCCGCCGATGCCCGATTACCGGCTGAACGAGCACGATGCACGGGCGGTGGCGGCTTACCTTCACTCGCTCAATTAA
- a CDS encoding BON domain-containing protein, whose protein sequence is MNAIDLVKVMVVAGCVAVSSSAWSQTSDSTANPSAATTTDAKTMKKADRKLARDVRRAMAKAQGFDVSNVFVKARSGAVTLSGTVPEGDQIAQAGEIAKGVAGVKSVNNKVTLGVQGGGGN, encoded by the coding sequence ATGAACGCGATCGATCTGGTGAAGGTGATGGTTGTTGCAGGATGTGTGGCGGTGTCGTCGAGCGCCTGGTCGCAGACGAGCGATTCGACGGCCAATCCGTCGGCCGCAACAACGACCGATGCGAAAACGATGAAAAAGGCGGACCGCAAGCTCGCTCGCGACGTGCGCCGCGCGATGGCGAAGGCGCAGGGTTTCGATGTGTCCAACGTGTTCGTGAAGGCCCGCAGCGGCGCGGTGACGCTATCCGGCACGGTGCCGGAAGGCGACCAGATCGCTCAGGCCGGCGAAATCGCGAAGGGCGTCGCCGGCGTGAAATCGGTGAACAACAAGGTCACGCTCGGCGTGCAGGGCGGCGGCGGCAACTGA
- a CDS encoding LysR family transcriptional regulator: MSTSSPRLNSGLLHAIRLFVRVVDARGFTAAALQSDLTAAQVSRMIGELEQRLGTKLLHRNSRHVSLTGPGERYLIKCRSILDLVDEAENEARDAATKPAGTLKVSCMSSFGRHHLLPLLMEYLQRYPDVKVEYSTRQNAPDVLAEGIDSSVYFAQELPHSTLVGRKVGGVRGILCARPDFLSRHGTPSHPEDLMTYSCLKLVNITRDWQLTDGDSTITLPVTGPFRGDSSDAVLSAALSGLGIALLPPWSIIDSLKTGDLVPVLPQWRTPEIGVYSLISSRRYLPAQTRAWIDLIAEKLPVALGRDELMVSRFVATSTEV; encoded by the coding sequence ATGTCCACTAGTTCACCCCGCCTGAACTCCGGCCTTCTGCACGCGATTCGCCTGTTCGTGCGGGTCGTCGACGCGCGCGGTTTTACCGCCGCCGCCCTGCAGTCCGACCTGACCGCGGCGCAAGTTTCCCGGATGATCGGCGAGCTGGAGCAAAGGCTCGGCACCAAACTGCTGCATCGCAATTCTCGCCACGTCTCGCTGACGGGCCCCGGCGAACGCTATCTGATCAAATGCCGGTCGATCCTCGATCTCGTCGACGAAGCCGAAAACGAGGCGCGCGATGCGGCGACCAAGCCGGCCGGCACGCTCAAGGTGTCGTGCATGTCGAGCTTCGGCCGGCATCATCTGCTGCCGCTGCTGATGGAGTATCTGCAGCGTTATCCCGACGTAAAGGTTGAATACTCGACCCGTCAGAATGCGCCGGACGTGCTCGCGGAAGGGATCGATTCGAGCGTCTACTTCGCGCAGGAACTGCCGCATTCGACGCTCGTGGGGCGCAAGGTCGGCGGCGTGCGTGGCATCCTGTGCGCGCGGCCCGACTTTCTGTCGCGTCACGGCACTCCATCGCACCCCGAAGATTTAATGACGTATAGCTGCCTGAAGCTTGTCAATATCACGCGTGACTGGCAACTTACCGATGGTGATTCGACGATTACGCTGCCTGTGACGGGTCCATTCAGGGGAGATTCGTCGGATGCGGTATTGAGCGCGGCGTTGAGCGGGCTCGGCATCGCGCTGCTACCGCCGTGGTCGATCATCGACAGCCTCAAAACCGGCGATCTCGTGCCGGTGTTGCCGCAATGGCGCACGCCGGAAATTGGCGTCTACTCGCTGATTTCGTCGCGGCGCTATCTGCCCGCGCAAACGCGCGCATGGATCGATCTGATTGCGGAGAAGTTGCCGGTGGCGCTCGGCCGCGATGAACTGATGGTCTCGCGGTTCGTTGCGACCTCGACCGAAGTTTGA
- a CDS encoding RNA polymerase sigma factor has translation MINQDSIAGIEALPRIWAFALRLTEQERDAERLVVQACRRFSAGELSRGASRCLRPLHRFFSIMATLWLEEGYAQRHAQLRPLGADCACGPGTSGGRAATECIHCLLRHAVASLPDSQRVPMLLVLVEGLSYAEAGDVLSMSKNEVAEIVAQGRAKVAGMLGKHRQHSAAWQSELC, from the coding sequence ATGATCAACCAGGACAGTATCGCCGGTATCGAGGCGCTGCCGCGCATCTGGGCATTCGCGCTGCGCCTCACCGAACAGGAACGGGACGCCGAGCGGCTCGTCGTGCAGGCATGCCGGCGCTTCTCGGCCGGAGAACTGAGCCGTGGCGCATCGCGCTGTCTGCGTCCGCTGCACCGGTTCTTTTCGATTATGGCGACGCTTTGGCTCGAAGAAGGTTACGCGCAGCGTCATGCGCAACTGCGGCCGCTCGGCGCCGATTGCGCGTGCGGCCCGGGCACCTCGGGCGGCCGGGCGGCGACTGAATGCATTCACTGCCTGTTGCGGCACGCGGTCGCTTCACTTCCCGATTCGCAGCGCGTACCGATGCTGCTCGTGCTCGTCGAAGGCTTGAGCTATGCGGAAGCGGGTGACGTGCTCTCGATGTCGAAGAACGAGGTTGCTGAAATCGTCGCGCAAGGTAGAGCCAAGGTCGCGGGCATGCTCGGCAAGCATCGGCAGCATAGCGCCGCCTGGCAATCCGAATTGTGCTGA
- a CDS encoding single-stranded DNA-binding protein, producing the protein MASVNKVILVGNLGADPEVRYLPSGDAVANIRLATTDRYKDKASGEMKEMTEWHRVSFFGRLAEIVNEYLKKGSSVYIEGRIRTRKWQAQDGTDRYSTEIVADQMQMLGGRGGSGGGGDDGGYSREPAERSSGGGRAAGGGGGGGGAARSGGGGGAASRPSAPAGGGFDEMDDDIPF; encoded by the coding sequence ATGGCATCCGTGAACAAGGTCATTCTCGTCGGCAATCTCGGCGCCGATCCGGAAGTCCGTTACCTTCCGAGCGGCGACGCAGTGGCGAACATTCGCCTTGCCACGACCGACCGCTATAAGGACAAGGCGTCCGGCGAAATGAAGGAAATGACCGAGTGGCATCGCGTCTCGTTCTTCGGCCGGCTCGCGGAAATCGTGAACGAATATCTGAAGAAAGGCTCGTCGGTTTATATCGAAGGGCGCATTCGTACGCGTAAGTGGCAGGCACAGGACGGCACCGATCGTTATTCGACGGAAATCGTCGCGGACCAGATGCAGATGCTCGGCGGCCGCGGCGGCTCGGGCGGTGGCGGCGACGACGGCGGCTATAGCCGCGAACCGGCTGAACGTAGCAGCGGCGGTGGCCGCGCGGCGGGCGGTGGCGGCGGTGGTGGTGGTGCGGCACGCAGCGGTGGCGGCGGTGGCGCTGCGAGCCGGCCGAGCGCGCCGGCCGGCGGCGGCTTCGATGAGATGGATGACGATATTCCGTTCTGA